The sequence TATTTGGGAAAGTTTCAACAGTTGCTTTTGCGAAAGATGAACCAAAACGATTGTTCTCATTGCCACCATTACCAGCTGAAACTGCTTCGGATGGATCTTGAGCTTTTGCTTCTGGTTTCACAAATGTTTCAACTTTAGTAGAAACATAAGATTCCTTATCTTTTGTAGCTGCATAACCGAAGCGGTTATTTGGATTGCCTTCTTCATTGACTTTGGTTTGAATTGGCTGAGTTTTTTCTGGCTGTACTGGTTTTTCAGGTTGAACTGGTTTCTCAGGTTCTACTGGTTTTTCAGGTTGAACTGGTTTTTCAGGTTCTGGATCTTTGTAATTATCTGGCAATGATGCACGATATGGGTCATCCTTGCGTCCAGCTTCAACTAAACGAGCATGCATGTCTGCTTCATAAGATTTGAAGTGTTCAAACATCTTCTTAGATAGTGCAAGAGCATTTGCTGTAACTTCATCTTCTACTGCTTTAGCAGCTTCTGGATTGTCTTTCAGAGCTTTATATTTCGCATCACTAGCTTCTTGTTCAATAATCAATTGTTTTTCCAATGCTTTCCAGTGATCTTGAACAGTTTTACCAAAGATATCTTGATTATTGATCGCCATGTTGTCAATATGCCATACTGTCCAATACCATGAATTCGGATCATAGGTAGCAGTTTGAGGTTTAAAAGCCTTATAGGTATCTTTTACATTTCCATAAAATGGAACATACGGAGTGTTCCGAGATGGTCCCATACCAAGCCATAAAGTACCACCAAATGATTTTGGAAGGTTTGGATTGATTTGGTAGACATGGGCATCGATGACGTTTTCATTTCCTAAAGCATACTTGTATTGGTCTTTCCGAACAGTATCGTTACTACCATTGTCTCCTTGTTTCTTGACACCAATTTGATCATCTGGTACAAAACGACCATTCAAATGTTCAAAACGGTTCCGTTGGAAAGCAAAAGCATCTTCCAAAGTAAATTTCTTGTTAGGATCTGTTGGTGAGCGGAAGAGTTCATACTCATCATCTTCATAGGTCACTTTCGATTTTGGATCCAAAAGGGTGATTCCTGCATAAGTACGTGAACGGTCCCCTTCAGCATATTTATCTGGTCCATAAGATTTTGCAATATGGAAGTTGCCATCTTTGTCTGTCTTGTAGTTACCAGATTCTTTGGCTACTTTTTCAACATCTTTCGAAGCGATCACATTTTCCTTGTCATTTAAATCAACATGACCAAGGTAATAGGTATTTGCAAAGACTGCATATTTGTCTTCTGGGACTTTTACCGCTACATATTGGTGACCAGAAAGAATTTCCATATACCAAGTTTCTTTTTGGTCTGCAAAAACGACAACATTCCCTTCTGCTGATCCTTTTTCTTCAATGACTTTAGCTAGGAATTCAACCCCTTCACGAGCAGACTTAACGCGCGGTAAAACCACGTCCAACATAGCAGCTTCTGGAATTCCGTTTTCTGTCAATGGGTCGGTCTTCAAGACTTTTTTGTTTGGAATTGCTGTAACAGTTGATGTCATAGAGACGCCGGCTTCGTTAAATCCGTGTTCACCAAAGGCACCGTTACTACCATCTCCACGAGCAGAGTCATAAGTCGCTGTGTATTTCATTTCACTAGCAGCATGTGGATAGGTAAAACCATTGGATTCGTCTTCCAGTTGATCCCCTTCCTTATAGTTCTTCGCATCAACAACCACAAAGTTTTTGTTGTGCTTTCCACCATTTGGATAGTAAGGGTAGTCTTCTGTCCGACCAAAGAGAGTGGTCCCATCCTTGGTCAATTGGCGACCAATGATAAAACCACAACAGGCTTGAACAGCTTGAATCGGTAGGAGCAAAAGCGTCATCACTACCAATGAGAGTTTTAACAACCATT comes from Streptococcus parasanguinis ATCC 15912 and encodes:
- a CDS encoding C69 family dipeptidase, translating into MKKWLLKLSLVVMTLLLLPIQAVQACCGFIIGRQLTKDGTTLFGRTEDYPYYPNGGKHNKNFVVVDAKNYKEGDQLEDESNGFTYPHAASEMKYTATYDSARGDGSNGAFGEHGFNEAGVSMTSTVTAIPNKKVLKTDPLTENGIPEAAMLDVVLPRVKSAREGVEFLAKVIEEKGSAEGNVVVFADQKETWYMEILSGHQYVAVKVPEDKYAVFANTYYLGHVDLNDKENVIASKDVEKVAKESGNYKTDKDGNFHIAKSYGPDKYAEGDRSRTYAGITLLDPKSKVTYEDDEYELFRSPTDPNKKFTLEDAFAFQRNRFEHLNGRFVPDDQIGVKKQGDNGSNDTVRKDQYKYALGNENVIDAHVYQINPNLPKSFGGTLWLGMGPSRNTPYVPFYGNVKDTYKAFKPQTATYDPNSWYWTVWHIDNMAINNQDIFGKTVQDHWKALEKQLIIEQEASDAKYKALKDNPEAAKAVEDEVTANALALSKKMFEHFKSYEADMHARLVEAGRKDDPYRASLPDNYKDPEPEKPVQPEKPVEPEKPVQPEKPVQPEKTQPIQTKVNEEGNPNNRFGYAATKDKESYVSTKVETFVKPEAKAQDPSEAVSAGNGGNENNRFGSSFAKATVETFPNTNYSYNVHP